From Haloarcula hispanica ATCC 33960, the proteins below share one genomic window:
- the malQ gene encoding 4-alpha-glucanotransferase → MQFERQSGVFLHQTSLPGPHGIGDLGAGARAFVDFLDRADQSLWQFCPLGPTASIHGNSPYQSSSAFAGNPLLIDLRDLVDRGYLTADEVDPPEDFSQQHVKYDRVTEFKERRLRTAYERFDESASDADQQSFAEFCEREAGWLDDYALFTALKAEFDDAGWMDWPDDIRTREPAAVERYRDELADDIRYHKFVQWCFDSQWQALAEYAAERDIGLVGDLPIYVGLDSADVWAYPEVFRLDDDHHPAEVAGVPPNPGDDGQRWGNPVYDWDALRANDYGWWVDRFERLFDLVDIARIDHFKGFDEFWSIPAEADDPAAGQWRDGPGAHFFETVRDRLGELPFFVEDLGFLDESIVALRDRFGFPGMRVPQYADWCEEGHMYQPMHYPESAVGYTSTHDTDTIVGYYRDLADRQRDCLHYNLGTDGDEINWDLIEAVWNSNAVVAMTTMQDLLGLDSDARFNVPGTATGNWQWRVTEDAINDEVAERLRQVTDRTIR, encoded by the coding sequence ATGCAATTCGAACGGCAGAGTGGCGTGTTTCTCCACCAAACGTCGCTCCCGGGGCCACACGGTATCGGCGACCTCGGTGCCGGCGCGCGGGCGTTCGTCGACTTTCTCGACCGGGCCGACCAGTCGCTGTGGCAGTTCTGTCCGCTCGGTCCCACGGCGAGCATCCACGGGAACTCCCCGTACCAGTCGTCGTCCGCCTTCGCCGGAAACCCGCTGCTCATCGACCTCCGCGACCTCGTCGACCGCGGCTATCTCACAGCGGACGAGGTCGACCCGCCCGAGGATTTCTCACAACAGCACGTCAAGTACGACCGCGTGACCGAGTTCAAGGAGCGCCGGCTCCGGACCGCGTACGAGCGCTTCGACGAGAGCGCAAGCGATGCGGACCAGCAGTCGTTCGCCGAGTTCTGCGAGCGCGAGGCCGGCTGGCTGGACGACTACGCGCTGTTCACGGCGCTGAAAGCCGAGTTCGACGATGCCGGCTGGATGGACTGGCCGGACGATATCAGAACGCGAGAGCCGGCGGCCGTGGAGCGATACCGGGACGAACTGGCCGACGATATTCGCTACCACAAGTTCGTCCAGTGGTGCTTCGACAGCCAGTGGCAGGCGCTGGCCGAGTACGCGGCCGAACGGGACATCGGCCTCGTCGGCGACCTCCCCATCTACGTCGGCCTCGACTCGGCGGACGTCTGGGCGTATCCAGAGGTGTTCCGACTCGACGACGACCACCACCCTGCAGAGGTGGCCGGCGTCCCGCCCAATCCCGGCGACGACGGCCAGCGATGGGGGAATCCCGTCTACGACTGGGACGCCCTCCGTGCGAACGACTACGGCTGGTGGGTCGACCGGTTCGAGCGGCTGTTCGACCTCGTCGACATCGCCCGCATCGACCACTTCAAGGGCTTCGACGAGTTCTGGTCGATTCCGGCCGAGGCGGACGACCCGGCCGCCGGGCAGTGGCGGGACGGCCCCGGCGCGCACTTCTTCGAGACGGTCAGAGACCGGCTCGGCGAACTGCCGTTCTTCGTCGAGGATCTGGGCTTTCTCGACGAGAGCATCGTCGCGCTTCGGGACCGGTTCGGCTTCCCCGGCATGCGCGTGCCACAGTACGCCGACTGGTGCGAGGAGGGGCATATGTACCAGCCGATGCACTACCCGGAGTCGGCCGTCGGCTACACCTCGACCCACGATACGGACACTATCGTCGGCTACTACCGCGACCTCGCGGACCGGCAACGGGACTGCCTCCACTACAACCTCGGCACCGACGGAGACGAGATCAACTGGGACCTCATCGAGGCGGTGTGGAACTCGAACGCCGTCGTCGCGATGACGACCATGCAAGACCTGCTCGGCCTCGACAGCGACGCCCGGTTCAACGTCCCCGGCACGGCGACCGGGAACTGGCAGTGGCGGGTGACCGAAGACGCCATCAACGACGAGGTCGCCGAACGGCTCAGACAGGTCACCGACAGAACGATCCGCTGA
- a CDS encoding sugar phosphate nucleotidyltransferase has translation MDAIVLAGGYATRLWPITRRRPKMLLPVGETTVIDGVLQSLEADDRIETTYLSTNEAFADEFEAHIDEMGYEKVQLSVESTADEDEKFGVVGALAQLIDREGIDDDLFVIGGDNLIGFDPSEFLDFFEERDGPALAAYDVGSREKAKSYGLVELDGERVVDFQEKPDNPKSTLVSIACYAFPADSLRFEEYLSGDNNPDEPGWYIDWLQQQEPVSAFTFDDVWFDIGTPDSYFETVEWKLDGGSLIHPDATVENSEIGDTVHVMAGAEVTDSSLDRSIVFPDAEVHDCDIDETILGENVHVEGYNMSGSLIINR, from the coding sequence ATGGACGCGATAGTTCTAGCTGGCGGCTACGCGACACGGCTGTGGCCGATCACCCGTCGTCGACCGAAGATGCTGCTCCCGGTCGGCGAGACGACGGTTATCGATGGAGTCCTGCAATCACTGGAAGCCGACGACCGAATCGAGACGACGTACCTGAGCACGAACGAGGCCTTCGCCGACGAGTTCGAGGCTCACATCGACGAGATGGGCTACGAGAAGGTCCAGCTCTCCGTCGAGAGTACGGCGGACGAAGACGAGAAGTTCGGCGTCGTCGGCGCGCTCGCGCAACTGATCGACCGCGAGGGCATCGACGACGACCTGTTTGTCATCGGCGGCGACAACCTCATCGGCTTCGACCCCTCGGAGTTTCTGGATTTCTTCGAGGAGCGCGACGGGCCGGCACTCGCCGCCTACGACGTGGGCTCACGGGAGAAAGCCAAGTCCTACGGGCTCGTCGAACTCGACGGCGAGCGCGTCGTCGACTTTCAGGAGAAGCCCGACAACCCCAAGAGCACGCTCGTCTCGATTGCCTGTTACGCCTTCCCGGCCGACTCGCTCCGCTTTGAGGAGTACCTCTCGGGCGACAACAACCCCGACGAACCGGGCTGGTACATCGACTGGCTGCAACAGCAGGAGCCGGTGTCCGCGTTCACGTTCGACGACGTCTGGTTCGACATCGGAACGCCCGACTCGTATTTCGAAACGGTCGAGTGGAAACTCGACGGCGGGTCGCTCATCCACCCCGACGCGACCGTCGAGAACTCCGAGATCGGTGACACCGTCCATGTGATGGCTGGGGCGGAAGTGACCGACAGCAGCCTCGACCGGTCCATCGTCTTCCCGGACGCCGAGGTCCACGACTGTGATATCGACGAAACGATTCTCGGCGAGAACGTCCACGTCGAGGGGTACAACATGTCCGGGTCGCTCATCATCAACCGCTGA
- a CDS encoding DUF7510 family protein, whose amino-acid sequence MAQPETEPVTFEMTIDDGRTRIDVSGDRDTAVVVRSKSGEKIYLPPEDFDRPPEDRQTPYDSPYQSADGTADSPYRTQTDTTSVTGLEPTADGYLIVHPEPVTDVRFLR is encoded by the coding sequence ATGGCACAACCAGAAACGGAGCCAGTCACGTTCGAGATGACAATCGACGACGGCCGGACCAGAATCGACGTCTCGGGCGACCGCGACACGGCCGTCGTGGTCCGCTCGAAATCGGGCGAGAAGATATACCTGCCGCCGGAGGACTTCGACCGCCCCCCAGAGGACAGGCAGACACCGTACGACAGCCCCTACCAGTCGGCTGACGGGACCGCAGACAGCCCGTACCGGACACAAACCGATACGACGTCCGTGACAGGGCTGGAGCCGACCGCCGACGGCTACCTCATCGTTCACCCGGAACCGGTCACTGACGTTCGCTTCCTCCGGTAA
- a CDS encoding glycosyltransferase family 4 protein yields the protein MPPNVLMLGWGFPPNITGGLDTAIGELFEQLEPRDDVEFELVLPAEYAPPDRDGIHGVSTGSGDIVTRIGRLAGEFADEAADADIIHTNDWFGYNPGSRAKSAHDVEWISTFHSLSADRNVTPPQREVETEQRVANRSDHLVAVSEFTQRRIREQYDADSTVIYNGFSSVEPTGRDIKAELGIDGKMLFFVGRHTDQKGLSYLLYALSKLGRDDVSLVLGGSGHLTEQLERFAELLGVEDRVYFPGYLPQSELGDYYNSADLFVSPSLAEPFGITIVEALSVGTRVVACESGAAELLNEDCVIEVEPDSDSIAEGIERALSLSTPIDYDVRTWEEVADEHVEFYHEVLDEA from the coding sequence ATGCCACCGAACGTTCTGATGCTTGGCTGGGGGTTCCCACCCAACATCACCGGCGGGCTTGATACCGCTATCGGGGAGCTGTTCGAACAGCTTGAACCGAGAGACGACGTCGAGTTCGAGTTGGTGTTGCCCGCGGAGTACGCGCCGCCGGACCGCGACGGCATCCACGGCGTCTCGACGGGAAGCGGCGACATCGTCACTCGCATCGGCCGGCTGGCTGGAGAGTTCGCCGACGAGGCGGCCGATGCCGACATTATCCACACGAACGACTGGTTCGGCTACAACCCCGGTTCGCGAGCCAAATCAGCCCACGACGTCGAATGGATCTCGACCTTCCACTCGCTGTCGGCGGACCGGAACGTGACGCCGCCACAGCGGGAAGTCGAGACGGAACAGCGGGTCGCCAACCGCTCGGACCACCTCGTCGCGGTGAGTGAGTTTACCCAGCGACGGATACGCGAGCAGTACGACGCCGACTCGACGGTCATCTACAACGGGTTCTCGTCGGTGGAGCCGACGGGCCGGGACATCAAAGCGGAACTCGGTATCGACGGAAAGATGCTGTTTTTCGTCGGCCGACACACCGACCAGAAAGGGCTGTCGTACCTGCTGTACGCGCTCTCGAAGCTCGGTCGGGACGACGTGAGCCTGGTACTCGGTGGCTCGGGGCATCTCACTGAACAGCTCGAACGGTTCGCGGAGCTGCTGGGCGTCGAGGACCGGGTCTACTTCCCGGGGTATCTCCCCCAGTCGGAGCTCGGAGACTACTACAACAGCGCAGACCTGTTCGTCTCGCCCTCGCTGGCGGAGCCGTTCGGCATCACCATCGTCGAAGCGCTATCGGTCGGGACGCGCGTCGTCGCCTGCGAGAGCGGGGCGGCGGAACTCCTCAACGAGGACTGCGTCATCGAGGTCGAACCCGATTCGGACTCTATCGCCGAAGGGATCGAGCGCGCTCTATCGCTGTCGACGCCCATCGACTACGATGTTCGGACCTGGGAGGAAGTAGCCGACGAACACGTCGAGTTCTACCACGAGGTTCTCGACGAAGCCTGA